Proteins encoded within one genomic window of Manis pentadactyla isolate mManPen7 chromosome 4, mManPen7.hap1, whole genome shotgun sequence:
- the LOC118927129 gene encoding mediator of RNA polymerase II transcription subunit 18 isoform X3, protein MEAPPVTMMPVTGGTINMMEYLLQGSVLDQSLDSLSHRLRGLCDNMEPESFLDHEMVFLLKGQQASPFVLRARRSIDRTGSPWHLRYLGQPEMGDKNRHALVRNCVDIATSENLTDFLMEMGFRMDHEYVAKGQLFRKGIMKIMVYKIFRILVPGNTDSIEPLSLSYLVELSVVAPAGQDIVSDDMRNFAEQLKPLVHLEKIDPKRLM, encoded by the exons GATGGAATACCTGCTGCAGG GAAGTGTTTTAGATCAAAGCTTGGACAGCCTCAGCCACCGCCTTCGTGGTTTGTGTGATAACATGGAACCTGAGTCTTTCCTTGACCATGAGATGGTATTCCTCCTTAAGGGCCAGCAGGCCAGCCCCTTTGTTCTAAGAGCCCGGCGCTCTATAGATAGGACAGGGTCACCCTGGCATCTGCGCTACCTGGGACAGCCAGAAATGGGAGACAAGAACCGCCATGCCCTGGTACGAAACTGTGTGGACATTGCAACATCTGAGAACCTCACGGACTTCCTGATGGAAATGGGCTTCCGCATGGACCATGAGTATGTTGCCAAGGGACAGTTGTTCCGTAAAGGCATCATGAAGATTATGGTGTACAAGATCTTCCGAATTCTGGTGCCAGGGAACACAGACAGCATTGAGCCCTTGTCACTCTCCTACCTTGTGGAATTAAGTGTTGTCGCACCAGCGGGACAAGACATTGTCTCTGATGACATGAGGAACTTTGCTGAGCAGCTGAAACCTCTGGTTCACCTAGAGAAAATAGACCCCAAAAGGCTCATGTGA